CCTTCTCGGGATTCCGCCGGGCTCCGGCTGGAAGGTCGAAGACATGCGCAAACTCGTCGCCGACTGCATCCATTACGTCATCCACATGAAGCGCACCGGCGAGATGCGCCATGTCTCCGAAATCATCGAAGTCAAAGGCATCCGCGGCAACGAATACGTTGTCGAGCGCGTTTTTTAACCAACGGAGTATTTACCGCATGTCTCTTCTGTCCAACGTCCGCGCGTCGGTCGCGCGCAAGCCAGTGCAGCAGGCGCTCGCGATGACCGGTCTGATGGCCATCGCCGGTTCAGCTGCTGCCGCAGAACTCGCCGCACTTTCGTCGCTCGGCGAATTTATCTGCGGCATTGCCACCTTCATCAATACGAAGTACCTGTTCGTCGCGGGTCTCATTCTCATCGTGCTGGGCGCGGTCGGTATCGCCAACTCCGAGTCGACCATCATGAAGTTCGTCTCCGTGATCTGTATCGGCGTCGGCCTTGCCGCAGCAGCACCGTCGATCATGACGGTCCTCGGCGTCGCGAAGGCCTGCTCGGGCATCTGACATGCGCAAGCATCACGTCAGCATCGGGCTCTCACGGCCACGCCAGATCGGCGGGGCGGTACGCGGCCTCGCCATCGCCAACGGCACCATCGTCGCGCTACTGGTGTACGTGACGTTCCGCAGCGGCTGGAAGATCCCGGTGGCTGTCGTGCTGATGGGCATGGCCTTCCATGCGCTGCTGCGCTGGCTCACCTCGCGCGACCCGTGGTGGAACCAGATTCTTAGCGTCTACAACACCTATGGTGACGTGTACGAGTCGCGGCCGTGGCACGGCAAGCTCCACTCGCTGTTCCGTCGCCCCTACGGCTTTGACAGCGACCTGCCATGCTGAAGATCAATCGCCGCCCGCTCTATGAAGTGGCGCCATGGCTCACATCCATTACCCCCGAGCTCATCCTGAACAAGGATGGTTCGCTGCTCGCGAACTTCGAGTTCCAGGGCGTGGATGCAGACAGCCCGAACAGCGGCGATATCGAATCGGCGCGCAATCAGCTGGATCAGGCGTGCAAGTCGTTCGACAACCGCATCACGGCGTGGTGGAAGCTCAGTCATCGCCGCGCACACGGCTACGTCGATGGGGAGTTTGCGGAAGCCGCGGACGCCCGCCTCGACGTCCTTAACAAGGCACACCTCACATCCGGGAAGTATTTCCGGAACGCGCATTCGCTGGCAATCGCCTACACCCCGGAGACCGGCG
The genomic region above belongs to Cupriavidus pauculus and contains:
- a CDS encoding prepilin, which produces MSLLSNVRASVARKPVQQALAMTGLMAIAGSAAAAELAALSSLGEFICGIATFINTKYLFVAGLILIVLGAVGIANSESTIMKFVSVICIGVGLAAAAPSIMTVLGVAKACSGI
- a CDS encoding VirB3 family type IV secretion system protein, with the translated sequence MRKHHVSIGLSRPRQIGGAVRGLAIANGTIVALLVYVTFRSGWKIPVAVVLMGMAFHALLRWLTSRDPWWNQILSVYNTYGDVYESRPWHGKLHSLFRRPYGFDSDLPC